Proteins from a single region of Bombus pascuorum chromosome 5, iyBomPasc1.1, whole genome shotgun sequence:
- the LOC132907203 gene encoding putative transmembrane protein 183BP isoform X3 produces MNESHQGNLGDLNKSKKNIKGALTNQRRNKKTNSFESTTEEEEGVDYPLDIWFIISEYISPEAVGKFAQICRSSYHVVTTGKFWFHLYKTYYRFVPGLPERLQPQCMVRTHGLRACVIRTLHYTYFSLKKEIDNVSYLRQDQPHSLVKRQCCLMWHKEGKKRWYFYFKLKELPKANDNSLKLKTKINGKKTDFLEMLEDVAVNLEEGCKILRVTCLKYSMLPPVIGLILQSVSMTLMPGFKDHRLQLGFGTSDVPNTLTNQVILNDVVSYQILDWWHPTYPHQDSITTIELPQSDSWDQSLL; encoded by the exons ATGAATGAAAGTCATCAAGGTAATCTGGGTGATTTGAATAAGtcaaaaaaaaatattaaag GTGCATTAACAaatcaaagaagaaacaaaaagacaaaTTCCTTTGAGAGCAccacagaagaagaagaag gtGTAGATTATCCATTGGATATATGGTTTATTATATCTGAATATATTAGTCCAGAGGCTGTGGGAAAATTTGCTCAAATATGTAGAAGTTCTTATCATGTGGTAACAACAGGAAAATTTTGGTTTCATTTGTACAAGAC TTACTATAGGTTTGTTCCTGGTTTACCAGAGCGTCTACAACCACAATGTATGGTTCGTACACACGGACTCCGTGCTTGTGTTATCAGAACATTACATTACACTTATTTTTccttgaagaaagaaattgataatGTGTCCTATTTAAGACAAGATCAGCCACATTCACTTGTTAAAAGACAGTGCTGTCTTATGTGGCATAAG gaAGGGAAAAAGCGATggtatttctatttcaaattaaaagaGTTGCCAAAAGCTAACGATAATTCATTAAAACTGAAAACGAAGATCAATGGTAAAAAGACAGATTTTCTTGAAATGTTAGAAGATGTAGCTGTGAATTTGGAAGAGGGCTGCAAGATACTCAGG gtaacttgtttaaaatatagtatGTTGCCACCAGTAATTGGCTTGATTTTGCAATCAGTATCGATGACTTTGATGCCCGGTTTTAAAGATCATCGATTACAACTCGGATTTGGAACATCAGATGTCCCTAATACATTAACAAATCAAGTTATTTTAAATGATGTTGTTAGCTATCAAATTCTAGATTGGTGGCATCCGACTTATCCCCACCAAGATTCAATAACTACTATTGAATTACCACAAAGTGATTCTTGGGATCAGAGCTTATTATAA
- the LOC132907222 gene encoding ubiquitin-conjugating enzyme E2 L3: protein MAATRRLQKELGDLRASAMKNFTNIQVDESNILTWQGLILPDNPPYNKGAFRIEINFPAEYPFKPPKINFKTKIYHPNVDEKGQVCLPIISAENWKPATKTDQVVQALIALVNDPEPEHPLRADLAEEFLKDRKKFLKNAEEFTKKHAEKRRESSSSNE from the exons atggcAGCTACGAGAAGATTGCAAAAG GAACTTGGTGATTTAAGAGCTTCggcaatgaaaaattttacaaatattcaaGTAGATGAATCGAATATACTCACTTGGCAAGGTCTCATACTACCG GATAATCCACCATATAATAAAGGAGCATTCCGCATTGAAATAAACTTTCCCGCAGAGTATCCTTTTAAGCCCccaaaaataaactttaaaacaaaaatatatcatcCAAATGTGGATGAGAAAGGACAAGTGTGCTTACCAATTATAAGTGCTGAAAACTGGAAACCAGCTACAAAAACAGACCAAG TTGTACAAGCTTTGATAGCATTAGTAAATGATCCTGAACCAGAGCATCCTTTAAGGGCAGATCTTgcagaagaatttttaaaggatagaaaaaagtttttaaaaaatgcgGAAGAGTTCACAAAAAAGCATGCAGAAAAAAGGCGGGAATCGTCATCATCTAACGAATAA
- the LOC132907186 gene encoding conserved oligomeric Golgi complex subunit 2 isoform X2, which translates to MSKENINLPKAPNDLCFSEVDFIQENFNVDTFLQEHRKSTKLETMRDDLGIYLKLLRSAMIDLINRDYTDFVNLSSNMIGLDKAISDLQTPLGQLREEVMQVQQILDDEVTAITHNMNENKKTREYKRSVFSLQHIYKSLNKLSTILSLNTFLESPVKIDILEQAAAEFNQLGFHMSRCKLNIINENQKVAEELEQSYMTHLNEFFLASIQEKNSFLLIRCLGIYVTLDKISDAEDLVRKEIVGPLIHNVINMENLKTDLLGLQNIYNRLLNILNVELKQLLDITLYPNRLSVKGFNFLVNSFWIDVEEKIEQYIKYIFAPGDPILFHSVNSLDETIKNLKTIWPQITKEIVDELLKQCVIHLKQVSDIPRLFRRTKRDVPTKPCSYVKNILVFLLNFHADYKKIIPDNVNYWLELALSELTEHYLASVTDVLTSVQKTEESLRRLKKIRDKSTGSLTSEVQGISDDEKIRIQLQVDVQAYANMITEMQISISNVLYMKELLHAVETAIKR; encoded by the exons ATGTCgaaggaaaatattaatttaccaaAAGCTCCAAATGATCTATGTTTTTCTGAAGTTGATTTTATTCAA gaaaatttcaatgttgATACCTTTCTCCAAGAACACAGAAAGAGCACAAAATTAGAAACAATGCGTGATGATCTTGGAATATACTTGAAATTGTTAAGGTCTGCTATGATTGATTTAATCAATCGAGATTATAcagattttgtaaatttatcaaGTAATATGATTGGTTTGGATAAGGCTATAAGTGACTTACAAACACCTTTAGGACAATTAAGGGAAGAAGTAATG CAAGTACAGCAGATCCTGGATGACGAAGTTACAGCAATTACTCATAATATGaacgaaaataagaaaacacgAGAATACAAGCGAAGTGTATTCAGCTTACAGCATATTTATAAGTCTTTGAATAAACTTTCAACTATATTGTCTTTAAACACATTCCTTGAAAGTCCTgttaaaatagatattttagaaCAAGCTGCTGCAGAATTTAATCAATTAGGATTTCATATGTCTAGGTGCAAACTGAACATTATCAATGAAAACCAAAAA gTAGCTGAAGAACTTGAACAGTCTTATATGACACACCtcaatgaatttttcttgGCAAGTatacaagaaaaaaattcttttttattaattcgttgCTTAGGAATTTATGTTACACTTGATAAAATAAGTGATGCAGAAGATTTAGTAAGGAAAGAGATTGTTGGTCCATTGattcataacgtaattaatATGGAAAACTTGAAAACTGATTTACTAggtctacaaaatatatacaataggTTACTGAACATTTTAAATGTAGAACTTAAACAATTATTAGACATTACATTATATCCAAATAG ACTTTCTGTGAAaggttttaattttttggtgAACAGTTTTTGGATTGatgtagaagaaaaaattgagcaatatataaaatatatctttgctCCTGGAGAtccaatattatttcattcagTAA ATTCTCTCGATGAAAcgataaagaatttaaaaacaatttggccacaaattacaaaagaaatagTGGATGAATTATTGAAACAATGTGTAATACATTTGAAACAAGTCAGTGATATTCCGAGATTATTTAGACGAACAAAAAGGGATGTACCAACGAAACCATGCtcttatgtaaaaaatattcttgtgTTCCTCCTCAATTTTCATGCAGATTACAAAAAGATAATACCAGATAATGTTAATTATTGGTTGGAATTGGCTCTTTCTGAGTTAACTGAACA TTATCTAGCTTCTGTAACAGACGTATTAACTTCAGTGCAAAAAACTGAAGAGAGTTTAAgaagattgaaaaaaatacGCGACAAATCCACGGGGTCCCTTACTTCCGAAGTTCAAGGAATCAGCGATGatgaaaaaatacgaattcAGTTACAAGTTGATGTACAAGCTTATGCTAATATG atTACAGAAATGcagatttcaatttcaaatgtGCTTTATATGAAAGAATTGCTACACGCTGTTGAAACCGCAATCAAAAGATAA
- the LOC132907186 gene encoding conserved oligomeric Golgi complex subunit 2 isoform X1, with protein MSKENINLPKAPNDLCFSEVDFIQENFNVDTFLQEHRKSTKLETMRDDLGIYLKLLRSAMIDLINRDYTDFVNLSSNMIGLDKAISDLQTPLGQLREEVMQVQQILDDEVTAITHNMNENKKTREYKRSVFSLQHIYKSLNKLSTILSLNTFLESPVKIDILEQAAAEFNQLGFHMSRCKLNIINENQKVAEELEQSYMTHLNEFFLASIQEKNSFLLIRCLGIYVTLDKISDAEDLVRKEIVGPLIHNVINMENLKTDLLGLQNIYNRLLNILNVELKQLLDITLYPNRLSVKGFNFLVNSFWIDVEEKIEQYIKYIFAPGDPILFHSRYVATLEFLEKLETECITPESLIALQKNSQYKNFLKKWNLPVYFQIKFQEIASAIETVLTESISPASVKGTLEFLTQDDFSLYATCIIWENLQTIWDNNVYLHQLFHKFWKFSLQICARYRIWIQIVLKEVWPIENEISNLNKVEHSTKLNFLICLYKDVEKFANILPFILEIARSKFKQESPRILTLLKDSLDETIKNLKTIWPQITKEIVDELLKQCVIHLKQVSDIPRLFRRTKRDVPTKPCSYVKNILVFLLNFHADYKKIIPDNVNYWLELALSELTEHYLASVTDVLTSVQKTEESLRRLKKIRDKSTGSLTSEVQGISDDEKIRIQLQVDVQAYANMITEMQISISNVLYMKELLHAVETAIKR; from the exons ATGTCgaaggaaaatattaatttaccaaAAGCTCCAAATGATCTATGTTTTTCTGAAGTTGATTTTATTCAA gaaaatttcaatgttgATACCTTTCTCCAAGAACACAGAAAGAGCACAAAATTAGAAACAATGCGTGATGATCTTGGAATATACTTGAAATTGTTAAGGTCTGCTATGATTGATTTAATCAATCGAGATTATAcagattttgtaaatttatcaaGTAATATGATTGGTTTGGATAAGGCTATAAGTGACTTACAAACACCTTTAGGACAATTAAGGGAAGAAGTAATG CAAGTACAGCAGATCCTGGATGACGAAGTTACAGCAATTACTCATAATATGaacgaaaataagaaaacacgAGAATACAAGCGAAGTGTATTCAGCTTACAGCATATTTATAAGTCTTTGAATAAACTTTCAACTATATTGTCTTTAAACACATTCCTTGAAAGTCCTgttaaaatagatattttagaaCAAGCTGCTGCAGAATTTAATCAATTAGGATTTCATATGTCTAGGTGCAAACTGAACATTATCAATGAAAACCAAAAA gTAGCTGAAGAACTTGAACAGTCTTATATGACACACCtcaatgaatttttcttgGCAAGTatacaagaaaaaaattcttttttattaattcgttgCTTAGGAATTTATGTTACACTTGATAAAATAAGTGATGCAGAAGATTTAGTAAGGAAAGAGATTGTTGGTCCATTGattcataacgtaattaatATGGAAAACTTGAAAACTGATTTACTAggtctacaaaatatatacaataggTTACTGAACATTTTAAATGTAGAACTTAAACAATTATTAGACATTACATTATATCCAAATAG ACTTTCTGTGAAaggttttaattttttggtgAACAGTTTTTGGATTGatgtagaagaaaaaattgagcaatatataaaatatatctttgctCCTGGAGAtccaatattatttcattca AGATATGTAGCAACCCTGgagtttttagaaaaattggaaactgAGTGTATTACACCCGAATCTTTAATTGCATTACAAAAGAATTCGCAATATAAAAACTTTCTGAAAAAGTGGAATTTACcagtatattttcaaattaaatttcaagaaatagcTAGTGCAATTGAGACAGTTTTAACTGAATCAATATCACCAGCATCTGTAAAAGGAACATTGGAATTCCTTACACAAGatgatttttctctttatgCAACTTGTATTATATGGGAAAATCTACAAACCATTTGggataataatgtatatctgCATCAactgtttcataaattttggaaattcagTCTTCAGATATGTGCCAGATATCGAATATGGATTCAAATAGTGCTTAAagaa gTATGGCcgatagaaaatgaaataagcaACTTAAACAAGGTAGAACATTCCACAAAACTTAACTTCCTAatttgtttgtataaagatgtagaaaaatttgcaaatatactTCCATTTATTTTGGAAATAGCTCGATCGAAATTTAAACAGGAAAGTCCAAGGATATTGACACTACTAAAAG ATTCTCTCGATGAAAcgataaagaatttaaaaacaatttggccacaaattacaaaagaaatagTGGATGAATTATTGAAACAATGTGTAATACATTTGAAACAAGTCAGTGATATTCCGAGATTATTTAGACGAACAAAAAGGGATGTACCAACGAAACCATGCtcttatgtaaaaaatattcttgtgTTCCTCCTCAATTTTCATGCAGATTACAAAAAGATAATACCAGATAATGTTAATTATTGGTTGGAATTGGCTCTTTCTGAGTTAACTGAACA TTATCTAGCTTCTGTAACAGACGTATTAACTTCAGTGCAAAAAACTGAAGAGAGTTTAAgaagattgaaaaaaatacGCGACAAATCCACGGGGTCCCTTACTTCCGAAGTTCAAGGAATCAGCGATGatgaaaaaatacgaattcAGTTACAAGTTGATGTACAAGCTTATGCTAATATG atTACAGAAATGcagatttcaatttcaaatgtGCTTTATATGAAAGAATTGCTACACGCTGTTGAAACCGCAATCAAAAGATAA